From one Pempheris klunzingeri isolate RE-2024b chromosome 5, fPemKlu1.hap1, whole genome shotgun sequence genomic stretch:
- the twf1a gene encoding twinfilin-1a has translation MSHQTGIQAGNDVKDIFASARSGDQYRVLKIVIEDEQLTLGSSRKASKKWDQEYDSLVLPLIEEDVPCYILYRLDSTNNQGYEWILLAWSPDKSTVRHKMLYAATRATLKKEFGGGHIKDEIFATAKDDLNLSGYRKHLTSQAAPLPLTAAEEELRQIKLNEVQTDISVDTKHQTLQGVFFPIHKDAVAALERYREKKVNYVQLQVDPDQEVIRLCNTEPTELKDLPMRIPKDSARYHFFLYKHSHEGDYLESTVFIYSMPGYKCSIRERMLYSSCKNPLVDMVENNLQIEIEKKLEIDNGDELTSDFLYEEVHPKQHAHKQAFAKPKGPAGKRGARRIIQRPTEGEEED, from the exons ATGTCACATCAAACGGGCATTCAAG cgGGTAATGATGTGAAGGATATCTTTGCCAGTGCCAGGAGCGGAGACCAATATCGAGTCTTAAAGATCGTCATCGAGGATG AGCAGCTGACTCTGGGCTCCAGCAGGAAAGCATCAAAGAAATGGGACCAGGAGTATGATTCCTTAGTGCTGCCCCTCATCGAGGAGGACGTGCCCTGCTATATTCTGTACCGGCTGGACTCCACTAACAACCAGGGTTACGAGTGGATCCTCCTGGCCTGGTCACCGGACAAGTCTACT GTGCGACATAAAATGTTATACGCTGCTACCAGAGCCACACTGAAGAAAGAGTTTGGAGGCGGGCACATCAAGGATGAGATTTTCGCCACAGCAAAG GATGATTTGAATCTCAGTGGATACAGGAAACATCTGACCTCACAGGCTGCCCCCCTGCCCCTGactgctgcagaggaggaactgagacaaattaaactaaacgag gtgcagACGGACATCAGCGTGGACACCAAGCATCAGACTCTGCAGGGAGTGTTCTTCCCGATTCACAAAGACGCTGTTGCAGCACTCGAACGTTACAGGGAGAAAAAAGTCAACTACGTACAACTG CAAGTAGACCCTGATCAGGAGGTGATTCGGCTGTGCAACACTGAGCCAACAGAGTTGAAAGACCTGCCAATGAGAATCCCTAAAGATTCCGCACGCTACCACTTCTTCCTCTACAAACATTCCCACGAAGGCGATTACTTAGAGTCCACAG tcTTCATTTATTCTATGCCTGGGTACAAGTGTAGCATCCGAGAGAGGATGCTTTATTCCAGCTGCAAAAACCCCTTGGTCGACATGGTGGAAAACAATCTCCAAATTGAGATTGAGAAAAAG TTGGAGATTGACAACGGAGATGAACTGACCAGTGATTTCCTATACGAGGAGGTGCATCCCAAGCAGCATGCACACAAGCAGGCCTTCGCCAAGCCTAAAGGCCCTGCTGGGAAGAGAGGTGCCCGCCGCATCATCCAACGAcccacagagggagaggaggaagattaa
- the irak4 gene encoding interleukin-1 receptor-associated kinase 4 isoform X1: protein MNNSVTSATYIRNLSYSARRKLSDFLDPQDRWKDVIVSIRKPSGEQYSQRHVRRFEGLVVQGKSPTLELLADWGTTNSTVGELVDILRSHKLLAAASVLLPDAVEEVVSAAPQRVSPAVETYSALPTRPLEATETHPPPVSSAAQPQPLLENTEPGHTDGFSSFLYNELMKITGNFDDRPISDGGSRLGEGGFGTVYKGLVNNKPVAVKKLSPMDDVSLDELRVQFHQEIQTLKVLKHENLVDMVGFSCDGQHPCLVYALMANGSLLDRLACLDGSPPLSWRQRCVIAEGTARGLEYLHSNHHVHRDVKSANILLDEKFVAKISDFGLTRASAKRTSTTMMTERIVGTRAYMAPEALRGEITPRSDVFSFGVVLLEILSGLPPADENHEPQFLMEIRYDIDDEDEELTLQDFLDKKMGDWEQSQADSIYSLACNCLHDRKNRRPVIKQVLAELKGVVKTLHLSEA, encoded by the exons ATGAATAATTCAGTAACTTCCGCTACTTACATCCGCAACCTCAGCTACAGTGCACGGCGCAAGTTGTCCGATTTTTTGGACCCTCAGGACAGGTGGAAAGATGTTATTGTGTCGATACGGAAGCCGAGTGGGGAGCAGTACTCTCAGCGCCATGTGAG GAGATTTGAAGGTCTTGTTGTTCAGGGTAAAAGTCCCACCCTGGAGCTGCTGGCTGACTGGGGGACCACCAACAGCACAGTGGGTGAACTTGTGGACATTTTAAGGAGTCACAAGTTACTGGCTGCTGCTAGTGTCCTGCTACCTG ACGCAGTGGAAGAGGTGGTCTCAGCAGCGCCACAGAGGGTCTCTCCAGCAGTAGAAACATACAGCGCCCTCCCGACTAGACCACTGGAAGCCACAGAGACACATCCACCACCCGTCAGCTCTGCTGCGCAGCCACAGCCTCTACTGGAGAACACTGAACCAGGCCACACAGATG GTTTCTCCAGTTTCTTGTACAATGAGCTGATGAAGATTACCGGTAACTTTGATGACCGTCCCATATCAGACGGTGGCAGCAGACTCGGAGAGGGAGGCTTTGGCACTGTGTACAAAGGCCTGGTGAATAACAAACCTGTTGCAGTGAAAAAACTCAGTCCA ATGGATGACGTCTCCCTGGACGAGCTGCGAGTCCAGTTCCACCAAGAGATCCAGACTCTGAAAGT GTTGAAACACGAGAACTTGGTCGACATGGTTGGGTTTTCCTGCGACGGACAGCACCCATGTTTGGTGTACGCCCTAATGGCGAATGGTTCTTTGTTAGACCGACTAGCTTGCTTG GATGGAAGTCCTCCACTGTCCTGGCGACAGAGGTGTGTGATAGCTGAAGGGACAGCAAGAGGCTTGGAGTATCTGCACAGCAACCATCATGTCCATAGAGATGTTAAAAG TGCGAATATTCTGTTAGATGAAAAATTTGTGGCAAAGATCTCAGACTTTGGGCTGACAAGAGCATCGGCCAAGCGGACATCAACAACCATGATGACGGAGAGGATTGTGGGGACTCGTGCGTACATGGCACCTGAGGCGCTGAGAGGAGAGATTACACCAAGATCTGACGTCTTCAGCTTTGGAGTG GTGTTGTTAGAAATATTGTCTGGACTCCCGCCAGCCGATGAAAACCATGAGCCACAGTTCTTG ATGGAGATAAGGTATGATATcgatgatgaagacgaggagcTGACTTTGCAGGACTTCTTGGATAAAAAGATGGGAGACTGGGAGCAGAGCCAGGCGGACAGTATCTACTCTTTGGCCTGTAACTGCCTCCACGATAGAAAAAACAGACGGCCGGTCATCAAACAG GTCCTGGCGGAGCTTAAAGGAGTTGTCAAAACGCTTCACTTGAGTGAAGCGTAG
- the irak4 gene encoding interleukin-1 receptor-associated kinase 4 isoform X2, with amino-acid sequence MNNSVTSATYIRNLSYSARRKLSDFLDPQDRWKDVIVSIRKPSGEQYSQRHVRRFEGLVVQGKSPTLELLADWGTTNSTVGELVDILRSHKLLAAASVLLPGFSSFLYNELMKITGNFDDRPISDGGSRLGEGGFGTVYKGLVNNKPVAVKKLSPMDDVSLDELRVQFHQEIQTLKVLKHENLVDMVGFSCDGQHPCLVYALMANGSLLDRLACLDGSPPLSWRQRCVIAEGTARGLEYLHSNHHVHRDVKSANILLDEKFVAKISDFGLTRASAKRTSTTMMTERIVGTRAYMAPEALRGEITPRSDVFSFGVVLLEILSGLPPADENHEPQFLMEIRYDIDDEDEELTLQDFLDKKMGDWEQSQADSIYSLACNCLHDRKNRRPVIKQVLAELKGVVKTLHLSEA; translated from the exons ATGAATAATTCAGTAACTTCCGCTACTTACATCCGCAACCTCAGCTACAGTGCACGGCGCAAGTTGTCCGATTTTTTGGACCCTCAGGACAGGTGGAAAGATGTTATTGTGTCGATACGGAAGCCGAGTGGGGAGCAGTACTCTCAGCGCCATGTGAG GAGATTTGAAGGTCTTGTTGTTCAGGGTAAAAGTCCCACCCTGGAGCTGCTGGCTGACTGGGGGACCACCAACAGCACAGTGGGTGAACTTGTGGACATTTTAAGGAGTCACAAGTTACTGGCTGCTGCTAGTGTCCTGCTACCTG GTTTCTCCAGTTTCTTGTACAATGAGCTGATGAAGATTACCGGTAACTTTGATGACCGTCCCATATCAGACGGTGGCAGCAGACTCGGAGAGGGAGGCTTTGGCACTGTGTACAAAGGCCTGGTGAATAACAAACCTGTTGCAGTGAAAAAACTCAGTCCA ATGGATGACGTCTCCCTGGACGAGCTGCGAGTCCAGTTCCACCAAGAGATCCAGACTCTGAAAGT GTTGAAACACGAGAACTTGGTCGACATGGTTGGGTTTTCCTGCGACGGACAGCACCCATGTTTGGTGTACGCCCTAATGGCGAATGGTTCTTTGTTAGACCGACTAGCTTGCTTG GATGGAAGTCCTCCACTGTCCTGGCGACAGAGGTGTGTGATAGCTGAAGGGACAGCAAGAGGCTTGGAGTATCTGCACAGCAACCATCATGTCCATAGAGATGTTAAAAG TGCGAATATTCTGTTAGATGAAAAATTTGTGGCAAAGATCTCAGACTTTGGGCTGACAAGAGCATCGGCCAAGCGGACATCAACAACCATGATGACGGAGAGGATTGTGGGGACTCGTGCGTACATGGCACCTGAGGCGCTGAGAGGAGAGATTACACCAAGATCTGACGTCTTCAGCTTTGGAGTG GTGTTGTTAGAAATATTGTCTGGACTCCCGCCAGCCGATGAAAACCATGAGCCACAGTTCTTG ATGGAGATAAGGTATGATATcgatgatgaagacgaggagcTGACTTTGCAGGACTTCTTGGATAAAAAGATGGGAGACTGGGAGCAGAGCCAGGCGGACAGTATCTACTCTTTGGCCTGTAACTGCCTCCACGATAGAAAAAACAGACGGCCGGTCATCAAACAG GTCCTGGCGGAGCTTAAAGGAGTTGTCAAAACGCTTCACTTGAGTGAAGCGTAG